Genomic window (Candidatus Methylacidiphilales bacterium):
GATAAGTATGTTTGGCAAAACGGGCATGTTGTTCGGCAGAGGCAGTTGTCTGGATGCGCTGGCGGAACAGCGGCACCGGCTGGAAACACTGGCCGGACTGGTGGAATTGTCCCGGAGAACCACGGAGCGTGAAATAGACCCGGAACTATTGGGGGACGCGGGCAGCCTGATGGTGGAGGAACTGGGAAAAATGCGGGGCTGCATGAGGAATTTGCAAAAAGTCATCAAGCGATGAAAGTGTCCCTGACAGCGACTGACCCGGCATTGCTTAATGCAGTGATCGGGCATTACCGGCCATGTGACCACGCACAGCCTGCGCCACGGAGATGCTGAAGGGCGGGGCTTCTGTCCGCCATGTGCAGGAAATGCTCGGCCATAAAAGCCTTTCCACCACCGAACGGCACTTGCGCCTGACCATTGCCGATTTGAAAGAGGCTCATACCAAGTTCCATCCGAGGGAACAGGTGAATAAAGCAACTTGAAAGTTATCTGCGACGCGCAAGAACAGAGTGATTGAGCTGACGGACTTCCGAACGTGCCTGCTCAATGCTTACGGCTTGGCCCCGCTGCATGTCTTCTTCCGAACGAATGACGGCACGCTGGGCCTGAGCTGCGGTAATGACAAAGCCGCCCATAGCGGCTGCACCCTTGAGTCGGCTGGCCCGGTACTCCATGGTTGTCTTGTCCATGTCCGAAACATACTCTTATCGGAGTGACATTCCAGCCAAATTCTCAAAGCCAGTGGAGGAAAATTCAGCAGGTGGGCCTTTGTCCTGAAATCACCAGCTTTGAAATTTATACGGAGGCCTACACCAAGCAACTCGATAACGCCCTCGTGGAAAGCGTCCGCTTTGCCAACAGCGCGCCCGGCCCCGAAGAGGTTCTTATTTTTCACCGTCTCATTTTCAGGAACATTCATCCCTGGGCGGGAACCTTTCGAGCGGCCGGAGAAATGGTTCATTTCGACGGTGGACAAATGGGCGCGGATGCCAATCGGATTGCTCCCGCCATTGAACATGTTCAGAAAGTAATGCTGGAAAGATTACAAGTTGCCGTGATGCCCCAACAAAAAGCATTGGCGATTGCTGGTTATCTGGGGGCCTTGCGCATGATTCATCCTTTCCGTGACGGCAATACCCGCACGGCAGTGGTTATTCTTGAAGGACAGGTTACGGTCCTTTTCGGAGAAAAAGAGCGTCCCTCTTTGACAGAACTGGACTTTAAGCACCTTCTGCAAGATGCCTATCGAGGTCATTTAGGGCAGCTGGCCAATCGGATTTTAGCGAGGGAAGAATTGCCCCTGATCCCCGAAACCGAGTCAGAAACCGAGAGAACTCGTCCCTTCCTTGATCCTGACATGGAAACGGTATGGTTTCAGCATCGAGAAAATATCCTACGGCAGCAGCGGGGCGACTGAACCTCTCAACTGCCAGCCTTTGATTGACTGGCTTTGTCATTTGCGTACGGCATCGTCTCGATGCCGGAAGATGGAGCGTGACGTTCCTCGAACCCGCAGCCGGGACGGGCGCGTTACGCAACCTTTTCCTTCAAATGCTTCAAATGATATTCCGGATCCACTGCTTCGCCGGTGGCTTGGCAGATCAGTTCTAAAGGTTTCAAGCAACTTCCGTGCGCATGGATTTTCAAGCGCAGCCAATTCAGGATTTCACCATATTCGCCACGGAGTAATTTCGCGTTCAGGCCCTTTATTTCCGCTTTTAGCGTGTGAGACAACTGGGCGGCGTTGAGATTTCCAAGGGTATAGGTCGGAAAATAACCAATACTGCCGCCGCTCCAATGAATGTCCTGCAGGCAACCGGCCGCGTCATCCGGTACTTTGAGGCCAAACAATTTTTCAAACCGGGAGTTCCAATATTCCGGAACTTCGCCAGCCTTCAAATCGCCTTCGATCAGGCGTTGTTCAATCTCAAATCTCAAAATGATGTGCAGGTCGTACGTCACCTCATCGGCTTCCACCCGGATGAAACTTT
Coding sequences:
- a CDS encoding Fic family protein: MTFQPNSQSQWRKIQQVGLCPEITSFEIYTEAYTKQLDNALVESVRFANSAPGPEEVLIFHRLIFRNIHPWAGTFRAAGEMVHFDGGQMGADANRIAPAIEHVQKVMLERLQVAVMPQQKALAIAGYLGALRMIHPFRDGNTRTAVVILEGQVTVLFGEKERPSLTELDFKHLLQDAYRGHLGQLANRILAREELPLIPETESETERTRPFLDPDMETVWFQHRENILRQQRGD